The Nostoc sp. PCC 7524 nucleotide sequence ACAGTGTTACTATTCTTATTTGGCTTAAGTTTGCAAACCTCCTGGCAAGTCGAAAAACTGCTGAATCAATTTGGTAGCCAGTTAGAAGTTTCTGTATATCTGGATACTGATACACGCGCCCAAACTCTGGAAACATTTGTTGCACAAATGCCAGATGTAGTAAGTCTGCAAACTATTACCAAAGAGCAAGCTTGGACAAAATTAGTCAAAGAACTGGGGATTTCTGATATTGAGGGTGCAACACAACAGCTAGGGGAAAATCCCCTAGTTGATGAAATGAAAGTGAAAGCACGGAACCCTCAAGTTGTGCCGAATTTAGCTACACAACTAGCTAAATTGCAGGGAGTGGAAACTGTGCAGTACATTGATGAAGCGGTGAAACGGATTGCCCAATTGCACCGAGGGCTAAATTGGATTACTTTGACAATTACCATTATTTTGACATTAACTGCGATCGCGGTGACTACCACTACCATCCGTCTGATAGTGTTAGCACGTCGCCGGGAAATTGAAATTATGCAGCTAGTCGGTGCAACTGCGGCGTGGATTTATCTACCGTTTATTTTACAAGGTATTGCTTTTGGTTTACTTGGTGGTGCGATCGCCTGGAGTTTCATTTCTGTAATTCAGCAGTTTATCGGTAAGCTACTCACCAACCAACCCGAATTTATCCAATTTATCGCCAATGGCTTACAACTCACCCCTGCACAAATTCTACTTTTACCTTTAATTCTTTTAAGCTTTGGTGCAGGTGTAGGATTAATAGGAAGCTTATTTGCCGTTAAGCGTCTCATTAAGAGGGAGTAGGGAGTAGGGAGTGGGGAGTGGGGGAGCAGAGGAGCAGAGGAGAATAACTATTGCCTATTGCCTATTGCCTATTGCCTATTGCCTATTGCCTATTGCCTACTAACTAATGACTAAAATATGAACTCTCAATGGAAATATTTGCTGCAAAATCTTGGTGAATGGCAAGGTTCATTTACTCGATTGTCACCCCAAGGTGAACTTCTAGAAGATATCAAGAGTGTTGTTTCCTTGGAAGGGTTGAACAATAATCAAACTATCCGCCAGATTGTTCGCCGCCAAGGACAAGCAGATTTAGTTTTAGAATACAGTTCTTTAGGAAGAAACACTCTATTTTTTGAGAATGGCGCTTTTTCCCAAGGTTCTATCCAGCTTGCACCTTTTGCTGAGTTTGGTGCAGAACTCGGTTTGATTCACGAAAATCGCCGTTTACGTCTTGTCCAATTATTTGATAAAAACGGTCATTTAGATAAAATAACCTTAATTCGCGAACATTTAGCAGGTAATGAGCCAGTAGAAAATCCCCACTTACAGATAGATGACTTATTGGGAGAATGGCAAGGCGAAGCTACAACAATATATCCTGATTGGCGATCGCCTGATACTATCTCTACAAATCTCAAATTACAGCTTAATGATTATCACCGACTAACTCAGACAATTAATTATCCTGGATGCACCATTACATCCACAGCTACTATCAACGGTTCTACCATTCTCTTTGAGCAAGATCCGCAAAAGTCGGTACAAGTTTTACTACTACCTAATGGTGCTTCTGCTACTTTTCCCCTGAAAGTTCAGCTACGCCAATGCTTCATTTTAGAGATGGGTTGGTTAATTCAACCGAACTTGCGCCAACGCATACTTCGCAGTTACAACGATAAAGGTGAGTGGGTAAGTTTAACTTTAGTTACAGAACAGCGAGTCAAAACTTATTAACTTTATTTCCTGGCAAATCCGAAAAGTAGCAATCTGATTTTGTAGCTGAATCATACAAGCTTTTGGGACTTATTTATATGACTACAAAATCTTTCTCGAAAATCTTAGCTATAGTTACAGGCGCAGCTTCCATATTAACTGCTACTTTAGGAATCCCTAGCTCTGCACTAGCAGCGACAACAGAATTTAGCTGTAGTGCTAAAGATGTCTATGTAGAAGTTTCCCGTCTCAGAAACGGTACACTACGCTATGCAGCCTTCAATATACCTACTACCCTACAACGTCCTAGTCTCCTGCTTAACGGTGGCACAGTCA carries:
- a CDS encoding cell division protein FtsX, whose product is MLKFLTKLDYLLKESFLGLLRGGWMNWAAVSTVTVLLFLFGLSLQTSWQVEKLLNQFGSQLEVSVYLDTDTRAQTLETFVAQMPDVVSLQTITKEQAWTKLVKELGISDIEGATQQLGENPLVDEMKVKARNPQVVPNLATQLAKLQGVETVQYIDEAVKRIAQLHRGLNWITLTITIILTLTAIAVTTTTIRLIVLARRREIEIMQLVGATAAWIYLPFILQGIAFGLLGGAIAWSFISVIQQFIGKLLTNQPEFIQFIANGLQLTPAQILLLPLILLSFGAGVGLIGSLFAVKRLIKRE
- a CDS encoding DUF3598 family protein, giving the protein MNSQWKYLLQNLGEWQGSFTRLSPQGELLEDIKSVVSLEGLNNNQTIRQIVRRQGQADLVLEYSSLGRNTLFFENGAFSQGSIQLAPFAEFGAELGLIHENRRLRLVQLFDKNGHLDKITLIREHLAGNEPVENPHLQIDDLLGEWQGEATTIYPDWRSPDTISTNLKLQLNDYHRLTQTINYPGCTITSTATINGSTILFEQDPQKSVQVLLLPNGASATFPLKVQLRQCFILEMGWLIQPNLRQRILRSYNDKGEWVSLTLVTEQRVKTY